A region of the Caloranaerobacter ferrireducens genome:
TAGGTTTTGATAAAGTATTTGATACAGATTTTGCAGCAGACTTAACAATAATGGAAGAAGGGCATGAGTTACTTCATAGATTAAAAAATGGTGGTAAATTACCAATGATTACTTCATGTTCACCAGGATGGATTAAATTCTGTGAACATTACTATCCAGAGTTTTTAGAGAATTTATCAACTTGTAAATCACCTCATGAAATGTTAGGTGCTTTAATAAAATCATATTATGCAGAGAAAAACAATATTGATCCTAAAGATATTGTTGTAGTATCAATAATGCCATGTACAGCTAAGAAGTTTGAAGCTCAAAGAGAAGAATTAGCTGCAACAGGATATCAAGATGTTGATTATGTATTAACTACAAGAGAATTAGCTAAAATGATAAAAGAAGCAAGAATAGACTTTGTTAACCTACCAGATGAAGATTTTGATGAAGTATTAGGTGAATCAACTGGAGCTAGTGTTATCTTCGGAGCTACTGGTGGGGTTATGGAAGCGGCTCTTAGAACAGTTGCAGAAGTTGTAACAGGACAAGAATTAGAGAATATTGATTTCGAGCAAGTTAGAGGTACAGAAGGTATTAAAGAAGCTGAAGTTAAATTAGGAGATTTAGTAGTTAAAGTGGCAGTAGCTCACGGTACTGGTAATGCTAGAAAACTATTAGAACAAGTTAAATCAGGTGAAAAGGAATATCATTTTATAGAGGTAATGGCTTGTCCAGGAGGTTGTGTAACTGGTGGAGGACAGCCACATGTTAGTGCGAAAGACAGAATGACTAAAGATATAATGAAAGAAAGAGCAAAGGCTCTATATGATGAAGATAAAGCTAAGACAATAAGAAAATCTCATGAAAACCCAATGATTAAGAAGATTTACGAAGAATTCTTAGGAGAGCCTAATAGTCATAAAGCTCATGAATTACTTCATACTCATTATGTAGCAAGAAAGAATTATCCTGTAGATGAAGAGAATAAATATGAAAAATATTTTTGTGATTGCGAGTAGAATTTACAGCTCTAGCTAAATGCTAGGGCTGTAAATTTTTTTTTTGAAAAATATAGAGTTTCATTATAATTCATAGGAATTATATACCTTACTTTATTTAAGTTGAAGGTTTTATTACCATAACACAGATATAAAGGGGGCAATAAAAGTGCATGGATATTGTGTATTGTTTGTGTAAGAATGAAATTGTAGGGTATATACGTTGTAACTTAAAAAGTAATAAGATTAAACATTGAGCTTTAAGTTTGTCTATAGACTGATATTAGACATATTATGTCAAAAATATCACAATTTTATCGTGAAATTACATTGACATTTTTTAAACAAATTATTTATAATTAAGGTGGCTCATATGTTAAATATTTATCAAACAATATTTATTAAACTATTTTACGATTCTATTTTTTGATAGTTTTATGTATTAAGGAGGGGAAGAAATGGAATTTAAATTTAATAATTAATATGGAATATAATTTCCTATGGATTAGAAAAAACTTATTCTAATAAGGTCAAGGAGGGGAAGAAATGGAATTTAAATTTAATTGGGAAGAGAACAAAGAGAAGATTGAAGAGTTAAAGAAAGTAATTGAAGAGAATAAAGAAAAAAAGGGAGCATTAATGCCAGTATTACATGAAGCACAAAGAATATTCGGATATCTTCCAATAGAAGTACAAAGGATGATATCAGAAGGACTAAACATACCATTAGCAGAAATATACGGAGTAGCAACATTCTATTCACAATTTTCATTAATACCAAAAGGAAA
Encoded here:
- a CDS encoding NADH-dependent [FeFe] hydrogenase, group A6 — encoded protein: MKKVTITIDNQVVQVPENYTVLEAAKSIGIDIPTLCYLKEINEVAACRMCLVEVEGARNLQTSCVLPVREGMVVRTNTKKVRDARKATLELILSNHHRECLTCVRNGSCELQTLADELGVKDIPFEGEKTVAPVDTSSPSIVRDPKKCILCGRCVSVCQDVQTVGVLDFTNRGFETIVGPAFDKGIGNVPCINCGQCIAACPVGALREKESIDYVWEAIDDPNKHVVVQTAPAVRAALGEEFGLPMGTRVTGRMAAALRRLGFDKVFDTDFAADLTIMEEGHELLHRLKNGGKLPMITSCSPGWIKFCEHYYPEFLENLSTCKSPHEMLGALIKSYYAEKNNIDPKDIVVVSIMPCTAKKFEAQREELAATGYQDVDYVLTTRELAKMIKEARIDFVNLPDEDFDEVLGESTGASVIFGATGGVMEAALRTVAEVVTGQELENIDFEQVRGTEGIKEAEVKLGDLVVKVAVAHGTGNARKLLEQVKSGEKEYHFIEVMACPGGCVTGGGQPHVSAKDRMTKDIMKERAKALYDEDKAKTIRKSHENPMIKKIYEEFLGEPNSHKAHELLHTHYVARKNYPVDEENKYEKYFCDCE